Below is a window of Rhodopseudomonas sp. P2A-2r DNA.
AACGCAGACATTCGACATCGGCAGGATCAGGCGGTCGATCATTTCCGCGGTCGGTTGCGCACCTTCTCTGGGCGATGTCTTGTCGGCCTTGCCGTCCTTCCAGACGTAGAAGCCCTTGCCCGTCTTGCGGCCGAGTTCGCCTTTGGCCACCTTTTCCCGCAACCACGCCGGCGTCGGCGGCAGCAGGTCGCCGAACTTGGAGCGCAGCATATCGCCGACCGCGAGACAGATATCGAGTCCGACCTGATCAGCCAGTTCAATCGGCCCCATGGGCATGCCGAACTGCTCGGCCGCCGCATCGATGGTGGTTTTGTCGATCTTCTCGTCAAGCATCACCATCGCCTCGAGCATGTAGGGCGTCAGCGCGCGGTTGACGAGAAAGCCCGGTGAACTCCTGACCGGCAGCGGCAGCCGGTCGATGGCCCCGACGAAGGCCAGCGCCCGGGTCAGCAAAGCGGGATCGACGCGATCGTGGCTGACGACTTCCACCAGTTGCAGCCGCGATACCGGATTGAAGAAGTGCAGGCCGAGCAGCCGCTCCGGCTTTGTCAGCGTGGTGCGCAGATCTTCCAGCGGTATGCTCGAAGTGTTGGTGGCGAGGATGGCGCCCGGCTTCATGCGCGGCTCGATGCCGGCATAGACCTTCTGCTTCAGTTCGAGCTTTTCGCTGACTGCCTCGATGATCAGATCGGCGGAGCGCACGCCTTCACCGTCCATGTCGGGGATCAGGCGATCCAGCGCGTCGCGTACATCGGTGCGCTTGCGGATGATCTTGCCGAACAGATCCGCGGCGCGCTTGACGGCGCCGGCGATCGGCTCCGGCTTCATGTCGGCCAGTGTCACGCGCAGGCCCTGATTGGCGCACCACGCCGCGATATCGCCGCCCATGGCGCCTGCGCCGATGACGTGGACATGCTTGATCGCGTGACCCGAGCCGGCGAGTTTCTTCATCTGCTCGCGCAGGAAAAACACCCGGATCAGGTTCTGCGCTGTCGGCGTCACCATCAGCCTTGCGAACGACGTCTTCTCCGCCGCCAGCATCGCCGCGCGATCGCCGCCGTGCTTCTCCCACAACGCAATCAACGCATAGGGCGCCGGATAGTGCTCGCGCGGCGCCGCCTTGCCGGCTTCCACCACCATGCGCGAGGCCAGAATGCCGCGCACCGGCGAAAAGTTCAGAAGCTTATTGAGCAGTCCCGGCCGGGCGCGCTTCAGCCGGCCGAACACCGCATCCCGGACGGCATTGCGGACATGGCGCTCCTGGGTGACGGCATCGACCAGGCCGAGCGCCTTCGCCTTGCGCGCGTCGATGGTCTTGCTGGTGAGCATCAGCGTCATCGCCTGCATCGGATTGACCAGCTGCGTGAAGCGCACGGTGCCGCCGAGGCCGGGATGCAGGCCGAGCATCACCTCGGGGAAACCAAAACGTGCGTCCTCGATCGCGATGCGCGACTGGCAAGCCAGCGCCACTTCGAGACCGCCGCCGAGACAGAAGCCGTGGATGACGGCGACGGTCGGGATCTTCAGCGCGTCGAGCCGGTCGATCACCGCATGCGCCCGGCCGATCTCGCTCTCCACGGCGGCAGCATCGGTGGCGCCGCGAAACGCGTTGACATCGGCGCCGGCGATGAAGCCGGACGGCTTGGCGGAGCGAATGACCAGGCCGGCCGGCCGCTGGCCTTCCAGCGCCGTCAGCACCGTGTCGAATTCCTCCAGCACCTCGGCCGACAGCGTATTGGCGCTGGTGCCGGCGCGGTCGAACAGCAGCCAGGCGATGCCGTCGGCGTCGCGGGTGAGTTTGAAGTTTCTGTAGACGCCAGCCTCCGGCGTTGGTCCCAGTTCGCACGCGCGGTCGCCGAGAACGTCCATGATCCTGCTGTCCATGCCGTTCCTCATACGCTTTCGATCAGCATGGCGCCGCCGAGCCCGCCGCCAATACATTCGGTGGCGATACCGCGTTTGGTGCCAAGCCGCTTCATCGCATTGACCAGATGCAGCACAAGGCGATTGCCCGAGGTGCCGACGGGATGGCCGAGGCTGATGGCGCCGCCATCGACATTGAGTTTCGTGCGATCAATTTCGCCCGCAGCGCCGTCGAGGCCGAGAACCTCGCGACAGAACCTGTCGTCTTTCCACGCCTCAAGGCAGCCGAGCACCTGCGTCGCGAAAGCTTCATTCAATTCCCAGGTGTCGACATCCTGCAGCGAGAGATGATTGCGCTTCAGGAGTTCGGTGGATGACAGCACCGGGCCGAGGCCCATGATGCTGGGATCGAGTGCCGACCACTGGCTGTCGACGATGACCGCCTTCGGCGTCAGCCCATGCTTCGCCACGGCTTCCTCCGAGGCAAGGATGGTCCATGACGCGCCGTCGGTGATCTGGCTGGAATTGCCGGCGGTGACCTGGCCCCATGGCCGCTCGAACACCGGCTTCAGGGTCGACAATTTGTCGACCGAGGAATCCGCGCGCACGCCATCGTCGTGATCGTAGAATTTTCCGTCGCGCGCGAAGGCGGTCTCGACCTCGCCCTTGAGCCACCCCTGGGCCTGCGCATTGGCCAGTCGCTTGTGACTCTCGACCGCATAAGCATCGGACTGGGCGCGGGTGATCCCGAACAGATGGCCGACCTTCTCGGCCGTCTGCCCCATATTGAGGTCGGTGATCGGATCGGTCAGGCCGCGCTCAAGCCCGATGACCGGCTTGAAATAGCCCGGGCGCGCTTTGGCGATCGCCGCCATCTTGCCGAGGATACCCTTGGCGGTAGCGAGGCCGGCGAACCAGCGCACGCCCTGCTGCGGCCAGACCAGGGGCGCGTAGCTCAGTGCCTCGGCGCCACCGGCGAGGATCAGGTCGGCGTTGCCCTCGCGGATATATCTGTAACCGGTGTCGATCGACTGCATGCCGGACCCGCAATTGATCTGCACGGTAAAGGCCACCATCGCCTCGCCCATGCCGAGCCGCAGCGCCGCGACGCGCGCCGGGTTCATCTCGTCGGCGATCACGTTGACGCAGCCGAGGATGACCTGGTCGAAGGCATCCGGCGCAAACGGTTGCCTTGCCAGCAGCGGACGTCCGCATTGCACGGCAAGGTCCACCGGCGTGAAAGGGCCGGGGCCGCTGCGTGCCTTGAGGAACGGCGTGCGGCTGCCATCGATGATATAGACCGGACGCGCCATCAGCTTGCTGCCCTTGTTTCACCGAGCTCCTGGAAGAACTGACGCACGGGCGGCTTCCTGTAGTGCGGCGACAGTTCCTCAGGCGCGAAATCATCGACTTCGATCACCAAGGCAGTGGCGGCTTGCGCCGCGGCGATCTGCTCGCCTTCGGCCTGGGTGATCACGCCTTTGGTCACCGCTTCCTTCCAGTTGCAGAATCTTCGCGGTACGCATGCGTCTGGCGATATCTTCCGCGGATGTCACCAGCATGAACGCCTTCTCCAGCCGGGCTGCACCTCGGTCGTCATCCACATGCGACAGGTCGGGGGTCAGCCGATCGCGCGCCGCGGACGGCTCGAGCAGCAGCAGCGCGCAACAATGCACCGTAAGATCAGACGGGCCGAGGACACGGGCACCGAACGGCTGCACGATGAATTTCAGGAAGCCGGCCACGAAGCGGTTGGGGAAATTGGCGAAGATCTCCGCAAAACGGTTCTCGATCGTCTTGAAGCCCGAATGCATGCACCATTCCAGCGCCGCGAAATCGATCTGCTGGCGC
It encodes the following:
- a CDS encoding 3-hydroxyacyl-CoA dehydrogenase NAD-binding domain-containing protein; this translates as MDSRIMDVLGDRACELGPTPEAGVYRNFKLTRDADGIAWLLFDRAGTSANTLSAEVLEEFDTVLTALEGQRPAGLVIRSAKPSGFIAGADVNAFRGATDAAAVESEIGRAHAVIDRLDALKIPTVAVIHGFCLGGGLEVALACQSRIAIEDARFGFPEVMLGLHPGLGGTVRFTQLVNPMQAMTLMLTSKTIDARKAKALGLVDAVTQERHVRNAVRDAVFGRLKRARPGLLNKLLNFSPVRGILASRMVVEAGKAAPREHYPAPYALIALWEKHGGDRAAMLAAEKTSFARLMVTPTAQNLIRVFFLREQMKKLAGSGHAIKHVHVIGAGAMGGDIAAWCANQGLRVTLADMKPEPIAGAVKRAADLFGKIIRKRTDVRDALDRLIPDMDGEGVRSADLIIEAVSEKLELKQKVYAGIEPRMKPGAILATNTSSIPLEDLRTTLTKPERLLGLHFFNPVSRLQLVEVVSHDRVDPALLTRALAFVGAIDRLPLPVRSSPGFLVNRALTPYMLEAMVMLDEKIDKTTIDAAAEQFGMPMGPIELADQVGLDICLAVGDMLRSKFGDLLPPTPAWLREKVAKGELGRKTGKGFYVWKDGKADKTSPREGAQPTAEMIDRLILPMSNVCVACLREGIVGSADVVDGAMIFGTGYAPFRGGPLNYARERGKENVVVKLHDLSEKFGPRFVPDAGWENFT
- a CDS encoding acetyl-CoA C-acetyltransferase gives rise to the protein MARPVYIIDGSRTPFLKARSGPGPFTPVDLAVQCGRPLLARQPFAPDAFDQVILGCVNVIADEMNPARVAALRLGMGEAMVAFTVQINCGSGMQSIDTGYRYIREGNADLILAGGAEALSYAPLVWPQQGVRWFAGLATAKGILGKMAAIAKARPGYFKPVIGLERGLTDPITDLNMGQTAEKVGHLFGITRAQSDAYAVESHKRLANAQAQGWLKGEVETAFARDGKFYDHDDGVRADSSVDKLSTLKPVFERPWGQVTAGNSSQITDGASWTILASEEAVAKHGLTPKAVIVDSQWSALDPSIMGLGPVLSSTELLKRNHLSLQDVDTWELNEAFATQVLGCLEAWKDDRFCREVLGLDGAAGEIDRTKLNVDGGAISLGHPVGTSGNRLVLHLVNAMKRLGTKRGIATECIGGGLGGAMLIESV